CACTGCCAAAAGCAGACTAAAGCCGGGCGGGCAAAACTATGTATAGGATCTTGAAGTGTTATTCCTAGACTACAGGTAGATGGCAGCACAGGTCCCGATCCGCATTGTACGTATTAGAAAAACGCATTTGAAAATACGCTGGTGTCTAAAAGTGTGCACAACAAAGGTTAAGATAGAAACTGATTATTACTTGTCATTAGTTCAGATTTTCTACTTCTGAAGATGTAATGTAATAGCCTGTACGTAACTAAAGTcattattttttggaaatataacTGAAGTGATATATACTGAATAACATATTGTTGTTATTGATTACTGTCAAACAAATTTCACATATAACTgagtaaatatattgtaacaaGGCAATAGACACTTGAGAAGTCAATACATACTTTTCAAtcatctttttattacaactacatatatttatatgtatacatacatttatatcacagatacatctttttttactttttattacattatttagtaatttcaATACTGATGCaccaactaaaaaatatttcttaaaactgAAGCAGTAAGATCTATTAAATATCACAGTCCTGCATCCCGTGGATAAAAGCCTAAACTTGATGGCTTAACTGACaccacaataaaataaagtaatactAGAGCATTAACAGccaagaaatttaaaaaaaaaaagagacttGTACAATTTAACACAAACTTTCATATTTTGTTCGAGATAGATTTGCTGTAATTAGTACTTTGTCAAGATCTTCAGAAACTTAGTAAcacaaaaacaaatattatctgCATGCAAACTAAACacaaatgatttaaaaaaaactgcatAAAGTAAAACTAGAATTTATAGCATTAGAAATGTTAGTAACATTTAAGAGTCACCTTTAAGAgcaaaacttaaaattaaaaaaaatgtcttcttttaaaattaagaaaataaagattttatatttggcTTTAGATACAGTAGCTGCAATCAGTACTTTGTCAAAACTCCAAGTATCTCGTTTTCACACTGTTTACGAGTCTCCTCTGCTTTTATATTGCAAAGTCTGACAGCAATAAATGAACAAAAAGCATCTAATTTTGTTCagatgcaattttttctatagCTTTCACAGCGCCCTCAAGGAGCGTTGCTGACGTCTTACCAGAGCCtcttttactaaaaaaatgaTCTTCCTCACATGGACGTTTTGCTGTTGTCCCATTGTTGATGGGTGCTGAGGCTGGTCTGAGTGGTGGTGTCGGGACGGATTAATGGTGATATTATGATCCAGGTGAAACCAGTAGAGGTACATCACAGGAACTACCAAAGGCTCTTATTAGAGTTAGTGGCATTTGAAGTATCTTCAGGCAGCAtcataaatttctaataaataagaaatgaaaagaattatattttggaAACTGCACATCTGAAATGAAGATGAATTGGTGACCTGTACTTGTACTCACCCGAACATTTTCatcgtaataaatattgtggAAAGCTAAATCAGTATCGCTGCTAGTAGCAGACAGGGGCGGATTTGGTAAATTTGATTCAGATTCTGCCTGCGCGCAAGTCTTCATCAAAAACAATAGGCGTTTGTAAAGATACCAAGTAGGCTGAAATCCGTCATCAGCACCATTTCCACTGTTCTTGTTCTTGCATTCTTTGAATTTTGCcaagtttttcataaaagtcTCCTTCATATTTTTCCAGCGCTTTGCAACAATTTCAgctgtaaataaaaacttcATACATCAATAATGATCAACACAATGGAGAGAACATAACCCCACTTCTCAATCCCACTTATTGTCATTGTTCTGAGCTGAGCATAGTAACACATGGTAGTGAAATTGAtaactttcctttttttaaacaattgcaataaatttttataaaaacttaccGATAAATTAATGGAATTTTGAGAGCATCGGCAACTTCTGCCCATCCCGCCGGTTTTAAATCGGCACGTTTATAAATCGAGGAGGTGACATCCCACAAAACAGGACGACTTTCAATCTCCTGGATCATTTTCATTTCCACGTCAATTGACAAAGACTTTATTTTGGGAGACATGATCACTTCTTGTTGATATGGTCACGTGAGCTGATCAGACTGTGATTGGTCGCCGTTGGCGTTGAGAAAAATAGACGGGTG
The window above is part of the Temnothorax longispinosus isolate EJ_2023e chromosome 8, Tlon_JGU_v1, whole genome shotgun sequence genome. Proteins encoded here:
- the LOC139817777 gene encoding uncharacterized protein translates to MSPKIKSLSIDVEMKMIQEIESRPVLWDVTSSIYKRADLKPAGWAEVADALKIPLIYRKFLFTAEIVAKRWKNMKETFMKNLAKFKECKNKNSGNGADDGFQPTWYLYKRLLFLMKTCAQAESESNLPNPPLSATSSDTDLAFHNIYYDENVRKFMMLPEDTSNATNSNKSLW